In Candidatus Zixiibacteriota bacterium, one genomic interval encodes:
- the cysK gene encoding cysteine synthase A has protein sequence MRFDNIIEAIGRTPIIKLNKLSNPDSAVIYVKMESFNPCHSVKDRVGAAMIETAEKDGSLKPGMTIVEPTSGNTGIGLAMTAAAKGYKIVIIMPDTMSIERRKILKLLGAEIILTPGEDGMKGAVSKANELMREKGYYQPHQFSNPANPEIHRQTTAKEIIDDLDDIHLDAFIMGVGTGGTLSGAGEVLKKRYGCRVYAVEPDDSPILSGGKPGPHQIQGIGAGFIPENYTAEVVDEIIRVKSKDAFEMAKQLARRDGILAGISSGANVKAAIQVASGLDRGKTVVTLIADSGERYLSTFLTDD, from the coding sequence ATGAGATTCGACAATATAATTGAGGCGATTGGCAGAACGCCAATAATCAAACTGAATAAACTTTCTAATCCTGATTCGGCGGTTATATATGTAAAAATGGAAAGTTTCAATCCCTGTCATTCGGTAAAAGACCGTGTCGGCGCGGCAATGATTGAGACAGCCGAAAAAGACGGCTCGCTTAAACCCGGCATGACTATTGTCGAACCGACCTCGGGCAATACTGGCATTGGTCTGGCGATGACAGCCGCGGCTAAGGGCTATAAAATAGTCATTATAATGCCTGACACAATGAGTATTGAGAGACGTAAAATCTTAAAGCTTTTGGGCGCCGAAATAATTTTAACGCCCGGTGAGGATGGCATGAAAGGCGCAGTATCAAAAGCTAATGAACTGATGAGGGAAAAGGGCTATTATCAGCCGCATCAATTTTCAAATCCGGCGAATCCTGAAATACATCGCCAGACTACCGCCAAAGAGATTATCGATGACCTTGATGATATCCATCTTGATGCGTTTATAATGGGTGTCGGAACAGGCGGCACATTAAGCGGCGCAGGCGAAGTGCTCAAGAAGCGATATGGCTGCAGAGTTTACGCTGTCGAGCCTGATGATTCCCCGATATTGTCAGGCGGAAAACCGGGACCGCATCAGATTCAGGGAATTGGCGCAGGGTTTATTCCGGAAAACTATACCGCTGAGGTTGTTGATGAGATTATACGGGTTAAATCCAAAGATGCTTTTGAGATGGCTAAACAGCTGGCAAGACGAGATGGCATACTTGCCGGGATATCTTCCGGCGCCAATGTCAAAGCGGCAATTCAAGTTGCCTCCGGGCTTGACAGGGGGAAAACAGTGGTTACTCTCATCGCCGATTCCGGCGAAAGATATCTTTCAACATTTTTAACGGACGATTGA